The candidate division KSB1 bacterium sequence CGGTCTGGAGCTGCTGATAGAGTTCGTGCACCTGGGCCCAGACCTCCTGGCTTCCCGCCTTCTTACCTTCAGCAAGGCCTTGCGCATACGCTTGCGCCACACGCGTGCGGTCGTCCGTTCCGTTTTGCGGCACCTGTTCCACTGCTACGGGCCTGCCATCGATCCTTGCGTACACGGCTCGAACCGGCACGCCTACTTTTAGCCTATGCTTAGACAATGATCTCCTCTTTCTCGCCGCGACCAGTGATGATGATCTCGCCTTCTTCGTCCAGCTTGCGGATGATGTCCACGATGCCCTTTTGCGCCTTTTCTACCTCACTGAGGCGAACGGGGCCCATGAACTGGATTTCTTCCTCTATCATCGCCTGGGCGCGCTCCGACATGTTCTGGTAGATGCGCCGCTTCACCTCGGGTGTGGTGGACTTGAGGGCGAGCGCCAAGTCATGGGTCTGTACCTCCCGGAGCACCCTCTGGATGGAGCGGTCGTCCAACAGCACAATGTCCTCGAACACAAACATCAGGTTCTTAATCTCTTCAGCAAGGGCTGGATCGCGGGCGCCGATGTCCTTCAAAATGGAGCGCTCCAGGCTCTGACCCAAGAAGTTCAGCATCTCCGCAGCTGCCTTGACCCCGCCAAGTTCGGAGCCGTGGACACTTAACTCCAACCGCGACTTGAGCACCTTCTGCACTTCCCCGATCATTTCAGAGGAGACCCTGTCCATCGTAGCAAAGCGGTAGGCCACCTCGCTGCGGATTTCTTCAGGAAGGCTGCTCATGACAAAGGCAGCCTGCTCGGCGTCAAGTTGCGTCAATACCAGGGCAATGGTCTGCGGGTGCTCCTTCTGGATGAAGTTGACAAGCTGCACCGGATCCAGCTTCTCAAGGATGCGCATGGAACCCTGCAGCTCCATGGAGCGATGCACTTTGCGGATGATCTCAGAAGCTTTGACCTGGCCTACTGTGCTCTGCAACAGGTTGACCGCATAGTCAAGCCCCCCGACGGCCACGTACTCGTCAGCGATGGCCATCTCTTTGAATTCGGCGATCACGCTCTGCACGGTTTCCGAAGGCACGTGCCCGAGATTGGCAATCTCCTTGGTGACCTGCTCCAGCTCCTCCTCTGAA is a genomic window containing:
- the fliG gene encoding flagellar motor switch protein FliG, producing the protein MAPSEKLSGRQKAAILLVALGMDASSQVLKELSEEELEQVTKEIANLGHVPSETVQSVIAEFKEMAIADEYVAVGGLDYAVNLLQSTVGQVKASEIIRKVHRSMELQGSMRILEKLDPVQLVNFIQKEHPQTIALVLTQLDAEQAAFVMSSLPEEIRSEVAYRFATMDRVSSEMIGEVQKVLKSRLELSVHGSELGGVKAAAEMLNFLGQSLERSILKDIGARDPALAEEIKNLMFVFEDIVLLDDRSIQRVLREVQTHDLALALKSTTPEVKRRIYQNMSERAQAMIEEEIQFMGPVRLSEVEKAQKGIVDIIRKLDEEGEIIITGRGEKEEIIV